Sequence from the Ancalomicrobiaceae bacterium S20 genome:
GAAGAGCGGCGCGGTCGGCGGCACCGCATCCGGCCCGCCCCGACCGAGCACCGTCGCGATCGCCTCGCGCACCGGCGCCAAGGCATCGCGCGGAGGCGCATCCATCGCAAGCACATCGGCCGACGGGGACGTGATCGTTTGCGGTTCGATCGCGCGGCGCTGCCGCCGCTTCGGATCGTAGCGCACCAGAACGCCGGCGCCGCCATTGACCGCGTCCTTCGGCCGGTAGCCTTCGACCGGACCGATGATCTCCGCGCCATGAAGCTCGTGCATGCGCAGCACCGGGTCGAGCCGGCGCCCGGCCGGGTTGGTGAGCGCGATATAGTCGGCGTGCGACAGGTCGGGGCGCTTCCCGGCGTCCTTGCAGCGCGTGACGCCGACGATCGCCTCGACGCCGGGCAGCGTCGCCGCCCGCTCCAGCGCGAATTCGAGCAGCACGTCGCCGTAAGCGCGGTCCTGCACCGTGGGCGCGATGTTGAGCGCCAGCAGCTGCAGCACGGGCCCGTCCGGCCGATGCAGCCGATGCACATCCGTCGCGGTCACGCCTTCGAAACGGGGTTCGGCGATGCGCTGGGAATAGACCGCGCCGACGACGGCACCGGCGTGCTCGAGCACGAGCTGGCCGAGCGGAAACCTTTCGATCCGGCGCGCGAGCGTCCGCGTCGGCATCTGGAGCCCCGGCGCCCAACAGTCCCGTTCGAGCCGCTCCAGTACCGGCAGATCAGCCGCTACGGCGAGCCGGATCGCGAAATCGCGCCGCTCCAGGCGGAAGACGGCCCAGGCCCCCTCGCCGGCCGCATGGTCGCGGCCCTCTGGCGTCCAGCCCCGTTCGGAAAAGGCGATCAGCGCCGCCGCCGCGCCGACGGACGAGCCGTCGCGCGGCGCGGCGAGCAGGACGATGCTGCCGGCCGGCAGCGCCGCCGCCGCCCTCGCCACGGGCGCGAGGTCCGTGGTCGCGTCGTCGCAGACGACGACCGCCGCCCGGTGCCCGGACAGGCCCGGCGCCTCATCCGGCCGGCTCCGATCGGCCGCCAGGGGAAGCCCCGTCGCCGCGCCCACCCGCGCCAGCGTCGGTTCCACATCGGCAGTCAGCGCCACGAGCTCGGCAATCGCCGGATCCTCGCTCGCCAGCGTGGCGAGGAGAGCGGCGGGATCGGCGTCGGCGGCATGGGTCTCCGACATGGAACGATCTCCGACTGGAGCGAAACAGGATGTCCGCGCCCGATGCTGCGGGCGCGCCTTGCCGTTCGCGGCGGGTCAGGCCGCGGCGGCGACGTCGATCTGTTGGTTGAGCCGGGTCAGGACCTTGCCCGGACCGAGCTCCTCGAAGCTGTGCGCCCCATGATCGAGGAGCCAGAGGATCGTCTCGTGCCAGCGCACCGGGCTCGCGACCTGCTCGCCGAGCCGCGCCTTGACGATCCCGTCCGCGGCGCCCTCCGGATAGGGTCGGCCGGTGACGTTGCACGTCACCGGCGTGACGAGATCCCGGAAGCGGAAGGTGCGCAGGAAGGCGCGGAATTCGGCCGCCGCCTCGGCCATGTAGCGCGAGTGGAACGCCGCGCTCACCGGCAGGCGGACCACCATCTTGGCGCCGGCGGCCGTCAGCGCCCGCTCCGCCGCAGCGATGGCAGCTTCCGGCCCGGACAGCACGGTCTGGGTCGGCGCGTTGTAGTTGGCGACGTCGAGCCCGGTGACGCCGGCCTCGCGCAGCGCGGCTTCCAGCCGCTCCACCGTGAGCCCGAGCACGGCCGCCATGCCGCCGCCGGTCGCACGGGCCATCAGCGCCCCGCGCTTCTGCACGATGCGGACACCGTCGAGGAGATCGAACGCGCCCGCGGCATGCAGGGCGTTGAACTCGCCGAGACTGTGGCCGGCCAGGATATCCGCCTGCCGCCCCTCTGCCCTTGCGCGGGCGAGATGCAGCGCATTGACGACGAACAGCGCCGGCTGCGTGAACGCCGTCTGCTTCAGCCGGCCGTCCGGATCGTTGAGGCAGAGATCGCGCAGCGAGTAGCCGAGGATCGCGTCGATCTCGGCTTCGTGCGAGACAAACTCGTCGACCGCATCGAACAGATCCGCACCCATCCCTACATATTGAGAGCCCTGCCCCGGAAAGAGGAAGACATGCACGACGACCTCCCGAATATTATTCGGCAGCGAACAATGAAGAACGTTTGTTCTTATTATTATTGATCGTGCCGCTTCTATTTATCTACATGATACGGGACTCTACAGACATTTCACAAGCACCATAAAGCTCTTCGCCCGATTTTTTACTTTCCGTCGGGGCACGATTTCTCCCAGGAGCGGATGCGATCAGTTCGCGCGTATAGGGATGGGTGGGCGCGGCGAAGATCTGTTGCGGCGTTCCCGCTTCCACGACGCGGCCGCCGCGCATGACGACCACGCCGTCGCAAAAGCCGGCGGCGATGCGCAGGTCGTGGGTGACGAGCAGCATCGACAGGCCGAGCCGATCGCGCAGATCGCGAAGCAGTTCGAGGATCTCGGCCTGGATGGAGACGTCGAGCGCCGAGGTCGCCTCGTCGGCGATCAGCAGCGCCGGCTCCAGCGCGAGCGCACGGGCGATGCAGATCCGCTGGCGCTGGCCGCCGGAGAATTGCTGCGGATAGCGGTCGAGCGCCTCGGTGCCGAGCCGCACCAGCTCGAGGCAATGCGCGGCCCGCGTCCGCGCCTCGGCGCGCGGGACGCCGTAGTTGGTCGGCCCTCCATCAGCGCCTCGGCGACCGTCTGGCGCGGGTCGAGCGAGCGATAGGGATCCTGAAACACGATCTGCACACGGCGGCGGAACTGCTTGAGCGCGGCGCCGCCGAGTGCGGCGAGATCGGCTCCGTCGAGCAGGATCCGCCCGGCATCGGGCGCGACCAGACGCGCGACGCAGCGCGCCACGGTCGACTTGCCCGATCCGGACTCGCCGACGATCCCGAGCGTCTGGCCGTGCCTGACCGCGAAGGAGACATCCTCGGCGCCGACCACCGTCGTGCGGCGGAAACCCCGCCGATCCCGATAGATCTTGGTCAGCCCCTCGACCGACAGCAGCACCGGCGGCGGCGGATCGGCACGGGGCGTCGCGGGCGGTTCGAGCCGCGGGATCGCCGCGATCAGCGCGCGCGTGTAAGGCGCCGTCGGCCGATCGAGCACTGTCGTGGCGGGGCCTTGCTCGACGAGCCGGCCGGCCTTCAGCACGGCCACGCTGTCGGCGATGTCCGCGACGACGCCGAAGTCGTGGGTGACGAACAGCACGCCCATGCCGCGCTCGCGCCGGATCGAACGGATCAGCGCCAGGATCTGCGCCTGCGTCGTCACATCGAGCGCCGTCGTCGGCTCGTCGGCGACGAACAGCACCGGCCTCAGCGCCAGCGCCATGGCAATGACGACCCGCTGCCGCTGGCCGCCCGAGAGCTGATGCGGGTAGGACCGCGCGATCCGCGCCGCATCGACGAGCCCGACCTCGGCAAAGGCCGCGAGCGCGCGCCGGCGCCGCTCGGCGCCGCCGCCGAAACCGTGGCCGCCGATCCCATGGATCGCGAACACCTCCTCGACCTGCGCGCCGCAGGTCATCACCGGGTTCAGCGCCGTCATCGGCTCCTGGAACGCCATGCCGACGGTGCTCGCGCGAAGCGCGCGCAGCCGTGGCTCCGGCGCGCCGAGAATTTCCTCGCCGGCGAGCCGGATCGACCCGGCCACCCGCGCCCCGGCGGGCAGCAGGCCCATCACCGCCAGCGCCGTGGTCGACTTGCCCGAACCGGACTCGCCCACGAGACAGGCGAGTTCGCCGGCCGCGACGTCGAGCGACAGGCCCTCGAGCGCGCGGACCGGCGGATGGCCGGGCATTTCAACCACGAGGTCGCGGATGGAGAGCACCGGCGCCGCCGTCATCGCGCCCTCCCGACCGGATCGAAGGCATCGCGCAGGCCATCGCCAACCAGATTGACCGCCAGCACCGTCACCGCGACGAAGACGCCGGGGATCAGGATCGTCTGGGGATAGAGACGGAACCACTGCCGCCCCTCGGACATGACATTGCCCCAGGTCGGCGTTTCGAGCGGCACGCCGACCCCGAGAAAGCTGAGCGCCGCCTCGATCAGGATCGCGGTCGCGCAGGCGAAGGCGCATTGCACGGCGAGCGGGCCGAGCACGCCCGGCGTCACATGGCGCCAGATGATCCGCGCGGACGACGAGCCGACGGCCTCGGCCGCCTCGACATACGGCTCGGCGCGGATGCGCAGCGCGACCGAGCGCACCAGCCGCGCGACCCGCGGCATCTCCGGCACCATGATCGCGATCACGACCGTGATCACCCCCGCGCGCCACACCGAGACGAGGCCGATCGCGAGCAGGATGCCCGGGATCGCCATCAGCCCGTCCATCACGCGCATGGCGATCCAGTCGAACCAGCGCCAATAGCCGGCCAGGAGCCCGATCACCGCGCCGCAGACGCCGCTGAGCAGCGCCGCGCTGATCCCGATCGCGAGCGAGGCGCGACCGCCGTAGAGCACACGGCTCCAGAGGTCGCGGCCGAGCCCGTCGGTGCCGAACAGCGCGAGGCGCTCGATCGTGCTGCCGTCCGGCCGCGTCACCGTCATGATCGCGCCGGGCGGCAGATTGCGCGCGATCGGATCGATGGCGACCGGGTCGACGGTGCCGAGCCATGGCGCGAGCACCGCCGCGCCGGCGATCAACAGCAACAGGACGCCGCCGACCAGCGCCTCCGGCCGGCGGAGCGCACGGGCCAGCGCCCCGCGCGAGGCCGTGACGGACGTCGTCCCGATCGGCAGTCCGGCCGGCATGCTCATGTCCGGATCCTCGGGTCGATCAGGCCGTAGACGATGTCGATCGCCAGATTGGCGCCGAGACAGATCACGGCCGAAACCAGGATCGCGCCCTGCACGACCGGGTAGTCGC
This genomic interval carries:
- the fabD gene encoding ACP S-malonyltransferase translates to MHVFLFPGQGSQYVGMGADLFDAVDEFVSHEAEIDAILGYSLRDLCLNDPDGRLKQTAFTQPALFVVNALHLARARAEGRQADILAGHSLGEFNALHAAGAFDLLDGVRIVQKRGALMARATGGGMAAVLGLTVERLEAALREAGVTGLDVANYNAPTQTVLSGPEAAIAAAERALTAAGAKMVVRLPVSAAFHSRYMAEAAAEFRAFLRTFRFRDLVTPVTCNVTGRPYPEGAADGIVKARLGEQVASPVRWHETILWLLDHGAHSFEELGPGKVLTRLNQQIDVAAAA
- a CDS encoding ABC transporter permease, giving the protein MSMPAGLPIGTTSVTASRGALARALRRPEALVGGVLLLLIAGAAVLAPWLGTVDPVAIDPIARNLPPGAIMTVTRPDGSTIERLALFGTDGLGRDLWSRVLYGGRASLAIGISAALLSGVCGAVIGLLAGYWRWFDWIAMRVMDGLMAIPGILLAIGLVSVWRAGVITVVIAIMVPEMPRVARLVRSVALRIRAEPYVEAAEAVGSSSARIIWRHVTPGVLGPLAVQCAFACATAILIEAALSFLGVGVPLETPTWGNVMSEGRQWFRLYPQTILIPGVFVAVTVLAVNLVGDGLRDAFDPVGRAR